AGTGTGTGAGTATCTAGATCGGGTATATGGTGAGCGCTCAGTGATGGGTAACGATGTGGTACAACGTGCGCAAGTCTGTTCTATGCGCCGTATTGCTGAATTTGAAGTACTGTACAACTTAATGTTGGCATTTCAGCACAGTCATCCCTTAAAGGCTCAGCGTGTTGAGCAAGTACCAGAATTTGTAGCGCCTTCTATCGCGCGTGCGGTTAAAGCATTACCTTATTTTGAAAAAGCGTTGGAAGGCCATGACTATTTAGTAGGCGATCAACTTAGCTTTGCTGATATCGTATTATACTTGGGGTTAGATTTTGGCAAAATACTCAAGGTCAATCCTAATGAGCAAGGAGAAAACCTAGCGCGTTTTTATCAGATGATGAATGAGCGTTTTAGTATCAAAAAAATTGCTAAGGCGAAATCTACACAAGCTGGCGAGTAGATAAAGGTTTTTTACAGGTATTGAAATCATCCGATATTTAGTGATGGACAGTTGAGAAATCAGCTGTCCATCATTTTTTTGAAAATATGAATTATTAACAAACTACTGTCTAGCAGACATCAAAGGTTTTATGCAATAAAACTAAACATTTTATTACATAAGACAATATGGTCAAGTCTATAGTAGTTATACTAATTTTATATTCGCCATACCGACTTGAATACTAGAAATATCCAAGATTTAAGACAGAAAAACTTAATTAAAGGAATGTTTATTGCAAGACTACTTCAATAAAGCAGAGCTAGTATTTTGAATGGTCGTAAACAAGCTGTCTATAAATTAGATTGAGCAATCGAAACGCTATATTAATATGGCAATCTCGTTAAAAAAATACATTGAAGAAAGAAATTTTAGGTGAGTGCCCTAAGAGAGATGTAACATGGTAAGTGCAAATTTAAAACCAATTCTAAAAACATTATTATTGCCAAGCCTACTAATAGCTAGTTCGGCTTTAGTGGCATGTAATAATGCTTCAACTAGTAATGAGCCTAATGCAGAGGGTACGACTATCAATACTACTGCCCAATCGTCATCTGCCCCTGAAATTTTGAGCACCGAAGACAAGTTAATTGCTAATCTTGCCCGCTATCGTTGGACATTGGTAACTGCAACCGATGAAAGTAACCAACCAGTAACGTCGTTAATGGACATAAATGAGCAAGTTGTTCTGAGCTTCAGCAAGTATCAAGGTCAGAACAGTATTAGCTATAGTGTTGGTTGTAATACAATAAATGCTGCTTATCAACTGCAAGATAACATGTTGATGACCGAAGATGGTATGAGTACCAAAATGCTATGTGATGATTTAAATATAGCTGAAAATGAACTAAATGAGCTTATGCAGGGAGAGAGTCAGATAAGCTTGGCAGATGGCACACCGCCGACCCTTACTCAGGTTGCTAGCAATAATACAACTTTGGTTTGGAGAGGTAAAATGACAGCGCAGGCAAAATATAATAGCAAAGGTGAAACTATATTTTGGGCAGTGAGTGCAAAAACTACACCTTGTGCTGATGATAGTACACAAGCTTGTTTACAAATAAAACCCATCACTTACGATGATCAAGGTATAAAGACTGACGAGGGTGAATGGACGGATTTTATGGGTAGTATTGATGGTTATGAGCATGATGGCAAACATAATGAAATATTACGTTTACAGCGTCATAAGCTTAAGGCTGACGACGCTTCAAATGCAGAATACGCTTATGTACTAGATATGGTTATCGAAAGTTCAGTTGTTAACTAAATAGCAGTGTGCTAAAAGAGAAACACTTCAATAAAAAAACACGCGCCATTTGGACACGTGTTTTTTATGGTCATGTATTTTAACGTAAATTGCCTAAATCTTCTTCCGTTAGGCGCCAACGGCCTTTTTTCTTAGAACCGCCGCGTCCACGCATCGAGCTGTTGAGTAGTAGTTTATTCATAGAGTGACTTGAATGCGCATGACAGATAGCGCAGGCAAGCCCATCAGCAGCATCTTGTTGTGGTACCACATCTAAAGACAATATGCGGCAGACCATCTCTTGCACTTGCTCTTTGGCAGCAGCACCATAACCACATACGGCTTGTTTGATCTGACGTGCCGTATATTCTGACACTTCTAAGTCTAATGCCACCATTGCTGCAATGGCTGCACCTCGTGCTTGCCCAAGTTTAAGCGCAGAATCAGGGTTTTCTGCCATAAATACTTGCTCAATAGCAGTATAAATAGGCTCATCAGCATACTTTAGGTGATGCTGAGTAATACGAGTCAAGCCGTTGAAAATACGTTTAAGGCGTTCAGGCATCTCTTTGGTGTCAGTACGAATGGTGCCTGCATCAATATAGGTTAACTTATCGCCTGTTTGTTGAACGATGCCATAACCCGTCATACGTGAGCCAGGATCAATTCCTATAATAATTGCCATAGTATTCCGTCTTACTTTCATTTTATTTTATGGCTTAAAAATCAGCCTTAAGTTTGATAGTATAGCAATCAATCCCCATATACATCATATGTTAGCCATTTTAATTTCATGGCGCTCAATTTTTTAGTTTTTATTTGATAGGACGACGCCTTATGGGTCAGATAGTTGGTATTGCCATCGTTTGGTTTATTATCGAGATGCTCTTGTGGTATTTGCTTGCTCAATTTATGAGTGGCTGGGTAGTATTTATGTGGTTCATTATTGCCGCTGTCATTGGTATCTCTCTGATTCGTAAGGGTATGGTTGCCCTTAATCCAATGGCGCAGCAAATGAAAGCTGGGGGCATGATGAATCCCGCGATGCGTCCGCAAGAATCTACTATGCTAAAGAGTGTCGCTATGGCAGCGGCCGGTATTTTGCTATTGATTCCAGGAGTTATTAGCGATCTATTGGCATTGCTTGTGGTGTTGCCACCAGTACAAAAGAAGCTTAAAGATATGGCTAATAACTATGTCATGAATAATCAGCAAAAAATGATGGAGATGATGGCCAAACAAATGGGCGGAGGTCAAAATCCGTTTGGTAGTATGGGTGGTCAAAACCCGTTTGGCGGTGCAGGAGGCATGAATGGGCAAAACCCATTCGGGCAACAACAGCAAAATCCGTTCGGTGACACCTTTAAACAACATACCACGGTTGATGGTACTGCAAAAACCATTCCGAAAGATGTGAAGAAAATTACTAAATCTGCCAACGATGAATAATAGATGGTTTGATAGTCGAACATAAAAAAGCCCCTTTCGTCGATGACAAAAGGGGCTTTTAATGGTCGTAACCGAATATAACAACCAGAGTGCCGCCGTAAAATGGTGACCCATGAACCGTGAAGTTCAGGGCGGATGCGTCATTACCTCGGCAGGTTTCCTGATACACCGCAAGCGGTGCAGGCATACACAATGAAGCAATAGATAGCACATCCAGGTAAAGCATTATCGGCTCAGGGAATAAACATCTACTAGCCAACACTCTAGAATAATTTTATCTTAACCAATGGAATAACTGATTGCAAGTCTGATTTACAGATTAATACTTTGCATCAATAATTGTTTTACTTATTAAGGATGCCATATTGGAAAAAATGGCTTAGAAATTGTGTAAATTAGTTAAAAAATGTCGAGTTTTCAGCTATTTTGAGATATGTGTTAATATAGAGTGCTTTCAACACCCTAATACAACATTATAGGCGTTCATTCACTTGAG
The nucleotide sequence above comes from Psychrobacter sp. P2G3. Encoded proteins:
- a CDS encoding glutathione S-transferase family protein yields the protein MKKLYVTRTAPNPRKALILLASKGIDVDDMDDIDVIDIDFAANEQMSDAFTQMNPMQTVPVLTLDDGTVLNDSQAVCEYLDRVYGERSVMGNDVVQRAQVCSMRRIAEFEVLYNLMLAFQHSHPLKAQRVEQVPEFVAPSIARAVKALPYFEKALEGHDYLVGDQLSFADIVLYLGLDFGKILKVNPNEQGENLARFYQMMNERFSIKKIAKAKSTQAGE
- a CDS encoding FxsA family protein, translating into MGQIVGIAIVWFIIEMLLWYLLAQFMSGWVVFMWFIIAAVIGISLIRKGMVALNPMAQQMKAGGMMNPAMRPQESTMLKSVAMAAAGILLLIPGVISDLLALLVVLPPVQKKLKDMANNYVMNNQQKMMEMMAKQMGGGQNPFGSMGGQNPFGGAGGMNGQNPFGQQQQNPFGDTFKQHTTVDGTAKTIPKDVKKITKSANDE
- a CDS encoding DUF4377 domain-containing protein, coding for MVSANLKPILKTLLLPSLLIASSALVACNNASTSNEPNAEGTTINTTAQSSSAPEILSTEDKLIANLARYRWTLVTATDESNQPVTSLMDINEQVVLSFSKYQGQNSISYSVGCNTINAAYQLQDNMLMTEDGMSTKMLCDDLNIAENELNELMQGESQISLADGTPPTLTQVASNNTTLVWRGKMTAQAKYNSKGETIFWAVSAKTTPCADDSTQACLQIKPITYDDQGIKTDEGEWTDFMGSIDGYEHDGKHNEILRLQRHKLKADDASNAEYAYVLDMVIESSVVN
- the ruvC gene encoding crossover junction endodeoxyribonuclease RuvC translates to MAIIIGIDPGSRMTGYGIVQQTGDKLTYIDAGTIRTDTKEMPERLKRIFNGLTRITQHHLKYADEPIYTAIEQVFMAENPDSALKLGQARGAAIAAMVALDLEVSEYTARQIKQAVCGYGAAAKEQVQEMVCRILSLDVVPQQDAADGLACAICHAHSSHSMNKLLLNSSMRGRGGSKKKGRWRLTEEDLGNLR